A genomic region of Trueperaceae bacterium contains the following coding sequences:
- a CDS encoding LacI family transcriptional regulator produces MSTIRDIAREAGVSVSTASLALNGDARVRPDTRLRVLTAAEQLDYHPSRTAKNLSSGRTWSLHLMNPMRDAGLSSTFFTRFVRGVHDVVAALDYTLALTVLDDEAEADEILRKLVLERWTDGVILMNVSEEQSFLATLLQHEFPHVLLGHSTLPGVTSVDSDNQAVAADATAHLLARGRRRLLYLNGPAPHAFVQERANGFRLAHARAGLQAAGSQVQFGITSAEGARARVRQLLEGGEGFDGVLANSDEAAIGALRAVRDAGLRVPSDVAIVGINNDDLTEYTDPRLTSVELNAAELGRVAAELLIRSIDRHPPERRLVPHHLVQRDSS; encoded by the coding sequence GTGAGCACGATCCGCGACATCGCGCGCGAGGCCGGCGTGTCCGTGTCGACGGCCTCGCTGGCGCTCAACGGCGACGCGCGCGTGCGCCCCGACACGCGCTTGCGCGTCCTCACCGCCGCCGAGCAGCTCGACTACCACCCGAGCCGCACGGCCAAGAACCTCTCGAGCGGCCGGACCTGGTCGCTTCACCTCATGAACCCGATGCGCGACGCCGGGCTCTCCTCCACGTTCTTCACGCGCTTCGTGCGCGGCGTCCACGACGTGGTGGCCGCCCTCGACTACACCCTGGCGTTGACCGTGCTCGACGACGAGGCCGAGGCGGACGAGATCCTGCGCAAGCTCGTCCTGGAGCGCTGGACCGACGGGGTGATCCTGATGAACGTCTCCGAGGAGCAGTCGTTCCTTGCGACGCTCCTCCAGCACGAGTTCCCGCACGTCCTCCTCGGCCACAGCACCCTGCCAGGGGTGACGAGCGTCGACAGCGACAACCAGGCGGTGGCGGCCGACGCCACGGCGCACCTCCTGGCGCGGGGCCGGCGGCGGCTCCTGTACCTCAACGGTCCCGCCCCACACGCCTTCGTCCAGGAGCGCGCGAACGGTTTCCGGCTCGCTCACGCGCGGGCCGGGCTGCAGGCGGCCGGCTCGCAGGTCCAGTTCGGCATCACGTCGGCCGAGGGCGCGCGGGCTCGGGTGAGGCAGCTACTGGAGGGCGGCGAGGGCTTCGACGGCGTGCTTGCCAACAGCGACGAGGCGGCCATCGGCGCGCTCCGGGCCGTGCGCGACGCCGGACTGCGCGTGCCCTCTGATGTCGCCATCGTCGGCATCAACAACGACGACCTCACCGAGTACACCGACCCGCGCCTCACGAGCGTCGAGCTGAACGCGGCCGAGCTCGGGCGCGTGGCCGCCGAGCTCCTCATCCGCAGCATCGACCGCCACCCACCCGAACGCCGCCTCGTGCCGCACCACCTCGTGCAGAGAGATTCGAGCTAG
- a CDS encoding sugar phosphate isomerase/epimerase, translating into MEDDRESGALTPPRGSGPGRSGVRPGAWADAQAGLGPDARPDIRVANAPCSWGLIGQGDPGTGYARMLDELVETGYVGTELGDYGYMPTDPAALHDELAGRGLTLLGAFAGVTLRERGVAASARVRLVRLAALLAEAERGPRRPYLVLADADGLYPVRAANAGRVTPELGLSRSEWKVFAANAEEVARIVAGETGLGTVFHPHCAGFVETPDEVERLLDLTDPDLMGLVFDTGHHVYGSAKPDEDGQSAVVGLERFWDRVRYVHFKDVDGAVAERARRAGWDLRQAVRAGVFAELGKGTVDFAAVLDVLRRRGYSDWLTVEQDVLPGMGTPKESAGRNREFLRGLGL; encoded by the coding sequence ATGGAAGACGACCGTGAAAGTGGAGCGCTGACGCCGCCGCGAGGCTCGGGCCCGGGTCGGTCCGGGGTCCGACCCGGGGCATGGGCGGACGCCCAGGCGGGCCTCGGACCGGACGCCCGGCCGGATATCCGGGTCGCCAACGCGCCGTGCTCGTGGGGGCTGATCGGCCAGGGCGACCCTGGCACCGGTTACGCCCGCATGCTCGACGAGCTCGTCGAGACGGGCTACGTCGGCACGGAGCTGGGGGACTACGGCTACATGCCGACGGACCCGGCGGCGCTCCACGACGAGTTGGCCGGCCGTGGGCTCACGCTGCTCGGAGCCTTCGCCGGTGTCACCCTGCGGGAACGGGGCGTGGCGGCGAGCGCGCGTGTGCGCCTCGTGCGGCTCGCCGCCCTCCTGGCGGAGGCCGAGCGCGGACCGCGCCGGCCCTACCTCGTGCTGGCCGACGCGGACGGCCTCTATCCGGTGCGCGCCGCCAACGCCGGGCGCGTCACGCCGGAGCTCGGCCTGTCCCGGTCGGAGTGGAAGGTGTTCGCGGCCAACGCCGAGGAGGTCGCCAGGATCGTCGCGGGCGAGACGGGTCTGGGCACCGTGTTCCACCCCCACTGCGCCGGCTTCGTCGAGACGCCGGACGAGGTGGAGCGGCTCCTCGACCTCACGGACCCCGACCTCATGGGTCTAGTGTTCGACACGGGCCACCACGTGTACGGCAGCGCCAAGCCGGACGAGGACGGCCAGAGCGCGGTCGTCGGGCTGGAGCGCTTCTGGGACCGCGTCCGGTACGTCCACTTCAAGGACGTCGACGGCGCCGTGGCGGAGCGCGCCAGGCGCGCAGGGTGGGACCTGCGTCAGGCCGTGCGCGCTGGCGTGTTCGCGGAGCTCGGCAAGGGCACCGTCGACTTCGCGGCCGTCCTCGACGTGCTGCGGCGGAGGGGCTACTCGGACTGGCTGACGGTCGAGCAGGACGTGCTGCCAGGCATGGGCACGCCCAAGGAGAGCGCGGGGCGCAACCGCGAGTTCTTGCGGGGGTTGGGGCTATGA